A window from Elusimicrobiota bacterium encodes these proteins:
- a CDS encoding O-antigen ligase family protein: protein MNFTKNISSDGQGPAAAPDAAVDKNPAGENFPWRTALRSILLFLAAVLPVAFYLRTYDSVTVKTTIMQLGVLAAAAVWLIGSLNDGRIEISSKTAPLILPAALLLIWNGLSFLHSPYRLASTDGFIKQEAFLLSFILTLISFPRRDVRKAVLVMLAAWAAIVVYGFLQSTGVDPFVWKGAFGDRLFATLANPNLFSAYLLLLFPLGLALMCDGGVPAGLRSAAGAFSLIGVFLAIKTGSSSGKTASIIAAVIFIISAWRSIKEGQRGRTLVFAGMCAIIFLISFPFMAQQSRPDRDHDFRLQTREGAVSLIKNQPWMGSGPGSFWVRYPAFRKQQIFFIEQKHNNETDHPENELLEQCADTGLVGAFLWLWLFCIVIFRGGSALLNGDREDDSIYTAGLLAATLASVLLALNGISTRFVAPGWLIYFSAGLLGAASSGKQGEPDSVLTFPLSFGGVERILFIPILAGAVYLGYGSIKIFRSDLCHNIGIFYAKAGNWDEAAKNFGQESQAAPTYIMSRYFLGNAFQDRGGPGDYERALKEYRNVRSMAPDYVQVHFQEARALEKLNRIPEAIERMERQVRLDPVWDTAWLELAGLYGKAGNIEKAQQAAKQAEAVKAMWTVRH, encoded by the coding sequence GTGAACTTTACTAAAAATATTTCCAGCGACGGACAGGGACCTGCCGCAGCCCCGGACGCGGCCGTTGACAAGAATCCTGCCGGGGAAAACTTTCCCTGGCGCACCGCGCTGCGTTCCATATTGCTGTTCCTCGCGGCAGTGCTGCCTGTGGCATTCTATCTGAGGACCTACGATTCCGTAACTGTTAAGACAACTATAATGCAGCTTGGGGTACTAGCCGCGGCAGCGGTATGGCTTATCGGAAGCCTGAACGACGGACGCATTGAAATATCTTCTAAAACCGCGCCGCTTATCCTGCCGGCGGCGCTTCTGCTTATATGGAACGGGCTTTCTTTTTTACATTCTCCTTACCGCCTTGCCTCGACGGACGGATTCATCAAGCAGGAGGCGTTCCTGCTTTCCTTCATCCTCACGCTGATCAGTTTCCCGCGGCGGGACGTCCGAAAGGCGGTACTGGTGATGCTGGCGGCCTGGGCGGCCATAGTTGTATACGGGTTCCTGCAATCCACAGGGGTGGACCCTTTCGTCTGGAAAGGCGCGTTCGGCGACCGGCTGTTCGCCACCCTGGCCAATCCCAACCTGTTCTCGGCATACCTGCTGCTCCTGTTCCCGCTGGGCCTGGCGCTGATGTGCGACGGCGGGGTGCCGGCCGGGCTTCGCTCCGCGGCGGGAGCGTTCTCACTGATCGGGGTATTTCTGGCAATAAAAACGGGCTCCTCTTCGGGGAAGACCGCCTCCATCATCGCAGCCGTCATCTTCATTATATCGGCCTGGAGGTCCATAAAAGAAGGACAGCGGGGCCGGACGCTGGTATTCGCCGGAATGTGCGCGATAATATTCCTTATCTCCTTTCCCTTCATGGCGCAGCAGAGCCGGCCTGACCGCGACCACGACTTCCGGCTGCAAACGCGGGAGGGCGCGGTTTCGCTGATAAAGAACCAGCCCTGGATGGGCTCCGGCCCCGGTTCGTTCTGGGTCAGATACCCGGCTTTCCGAAAACAACAGATCTTCTTCATCGAACAGAAACACAACAACGAAACGGACCACCCCGAAAACGAACTGCTGGAGCAGTGCGCGGACACCGGCCTGGTGGGGGCGTTCCTGTGGCTGTGGCTGTTCTGCATTGTGATATTCAGGGGCGGCAGCGCCCTGCTGAATGGCGACCGGGAGGATGACTCCATATACACCGCCGGACTTTTGGCCGCCACGCTCGCAAGCGTGCTGCTGGCGTTAAACGGCATCTCGACGCGTTTTGTAGCGCCGGGCTGGCTGATATACTTCAGCGCGGGACTTCTGGGAGCGGCCTCCTCCGGGAAACAGGGAGAGCCGGATTCCGTCCTGACATTTCCGCTGTCTTTCGGGGGAGTGGAACGAATACTTTTCATCCCGATACTGGCCGGGGCCGTTTACCTGGGCTATGGTTCGATAAAAATATTCCGATCTGACCTCTGCCACAACATCGGCATATTCTACGCGAAAGCGGGCAATTGGGATGAGGCCGCCAAAAATTTCGGGCAGGAATCCCAGGCGGCGCCCACTTATATAATGAGCCGATACTTCCTTGGCAACGCTTTCCAGGACCGTGGCGGCCCCGGGGACTATGAGCGCGCGCTGAAGGAATACCGTAATGTACGGAGCATGGCCCCGGACTATGTACAGGTGCATTTTCAGGAAGCGCGGGCACTGGAGAAATTAAACCGCATCCCCGAAGCGATAGAGCGCATGGAAAGGCAGGTCCGGCTGGACCCGGTCTGGGATACGGCTTGGCTTGAACTGGCCGGGCTTTACGGAAAAGCCGGCAATATAGAAAAAGCGCAGCAGGCCGCTAAACAGGCCGAAGCTGTAAAAGCCATGTGGACAGTCCGACATTAA